One window of the Halobacteriovorax sp. JY17 genome contains the following:
- the udk gene encoding uridine kinase, with translation MYLIGISGGSGSGKTTFANKLIDMVSEDISILHMDSYYLHEQPEIHYTAKGNPNYDHPAAFDWELLRTHLTELKKGNSIEVPVYDFVSSSRLEKTKTLKPTDVIVFEGIFSIFDKELRELLDIRCFLHVDADIRIARRINRDVNERGRSLQSVIAQYYETVRPMYNKFLAPQKDYADFIIGEETDIAASILSAKVNELYQVGKYCLTETKLNRAGLDLDNHQVNINHE, from the coding sequence GTGTATCTAATAGGTATCTCTGGGGGCTCTGGCTCTGGAAAGACGACATTTGCAAACAAGCTTATCGATATGGTCTCTGAAGATATATCTATTCTCCATATGGACTCTTATTATCTTCATGAGCAACCAGAAATTCACTACACCGCAAAAGGGAATCCAAACTATGATCATCCTGCTGCATTTGACTGGGAACTACTAAGAACTCATCTAACTGAATTAAAAAAGGGTAATTCGATTGAAGTTCCAGTATATGATTTTGTTTCATCATCACGCTTAGAGAAAACAAAAACATTAAAGCCTACAGATGTTATTGTTTTTGAAGGAATTTTTTCTATCTTTGATAAAGAACTCCGAGAACTCTTAGACATACGTTGCTTCTTACACGTTGATGCAGACATTAGAATTGCAAGACGTATTAATAGAGACGTAAATGAGAGAGGACGATCTCTACAATCTGTCATTGCCCAATACTATGAAACAGTAAGACCAATGTATAACAAGTTTCTAGCGCCTCAGAAAGATTATGCTGACTTCATCATTGGAGAAGAAACTGATATTGCAGCTTCAATTCTCTCAGCAAAAGTTAATGAACTCTATCAAGTTGGAAAGTATTGTTTAACTGAAACAAAACTTAACAGGGCAGGGCTTGACCTTGATAATCACCAGGTAAATATTAATCATGAGTAA
- a CDS encoding ABC transporter substrate-binding protein, whose protein sequence is MQFKRLRRSLLILSLGLLPSIGIIEAKSIKMAISSAPSNLSPFYATDANSQNINRLVHITLTDFSKEMSFVCRFCESYKERMEGKKHIINFKLKKNIKFWDGEVVSAKDVYNSWKYFTDKEIIKSKFEYGLKRIVDVKIINEFELELIYDSFNPDNLSDLALLKIIKIKKEDIKPNISYKSIVGAGPYKIKIESELEVTLEPLVKGRDTLVFKVVKDETTLALKLINKEIDLSLATISPRKLFWLKENVEGIDFHNVEGTNLIYMGINHKNEFLKELKVRKAISLLIPRKKIIKYKLKGTASPASSFFSKAFTAMYIENGVDDYSEKESAKLFKEAGFAKNERGIWAKNGKELALTFRVSNNKNTIETVETMKDYLKKGGVFVTVSVQEWGTFYRNLKQGNFDLVIGQWVGFTGPAIMRFVFHSGSIPPDGANRGFFVNKEFDNYIDKATVEQNEEKRNNYYKQALEISNREYSYINLWHPNIIWIGRSCIKNIDIQPNGSFLPLLDMVNDCE, encoded by the coding sequence ATGCAATTTAAGCGACTTAGAAGATCTTTACTAATTTTAAGCCTAGGGCTTTTGCCGTCTATTGGGATAATAGAGGCAAAATCAATAAAAATGGCCATTTCATCAGCACCTTCTAACTTAAGTCCCTTTTATGCGACTGATGCTAATTCACAAAATATAAATCGCCTTGTTCATATAACACTTACTGATTTTAGTAAGGAGATGAGTTTTGTTTGTAGATTTTGCGAATCATACAAAGAAAGAATGGAAGGAAAAAAACATATAATAAACTTTAAGCTTAAAAAGAATATTAAGTTTTGGGATGGGGAAGTTGTAAGTGCAAAAGATGTGTATAACTCGTGGAAATATTTTACAGATAAAGAAATTATAAAATCTAAGTTTGAGTATGGCCTTAAACGAATTGTTGATGTGAAAATAATTAACGAGTTTGAGCTGGAGCTTATTTACGATAGTTTTAACCCTGATAATCTTTCAGATTTGGCGCTACTTAAAATTATTAAAATAAAGAAAGAAGATATTAAGCCAAATATTTCTTATAAAAGTATTGTTGGCGCTGGACCATATAAAATAAAGATCGAATCTGAACTAGAAGTTACTCTAGAGCCTTTAGTAAAGGGGAGAGACACGCTTGTGTTTAAAGTTGTTAAGGATGAAACGACTTTGGCACTAAAACTGATTAACAAAGAGATTGATCTTTCTTTAGCAACAATTTCTCCTCGAAAACTCTTCTGGTTAAAAGAAAATGTAGAAGGGATTGATTTCCATAATGTAGAAGGAACAAATCTAATCTATATGGGAATAAATCATAAGAATGAATTTCTAAAAGAGTTAAAGGTAAGAAAAGCAATCTCACTACTTATTCCGAGAAAGAAAATAATTAAATATAAACTAAAAGGGACGGCGAGCCCGGCATCTAGTTTTTTCTCGAAAGCTTTCACGGCTATGTATATTGAGAATGGAGTTGATGACTATAGTGAAAAAGAAAGTGCGAAACTTTTTAAGGAAGCAGGATTTGCTAAGAATGAAAGAGGAATATGGGCCAAGAATGGTAAGGAATTAGCTCTTACTTTTAGAGTTTCAAATAATAAGAATACAATTGAGACTGTTGAAACAATGAAGGATTATCTTAAAAAAGGGGGAGTTTTTGTAACTGTCTCTGTGCAAGAGTGGGGAACATTCTATCGTAACCTGAAGCAAGGAAACTTCGATTTAGTCATTGGCCAATGGGTGGGATTTACAGGTCCAGCAATCATGCGATTCGTATTTCATAGTGGTTCAATACCTCCTGATGGTGCAAATCGTGGATTTTTCGTAAATAAAGAGTTCGATAATTATATAGATAAGGCGACTGTAGAGCAGAATGAAGAGAAGAGAAATAATTACTATAAACAGGCTTTAGAGATTTCAAACCGTGAATATTCTTATATAAACCTCTGGCACCCAAATATTATATGGATAGGAAGAAGTTGTATTAAGAATATTGATATACAACCAAATGGGAGCTTCCTTCCGCTTTTAGATATGGTTAATGATTGTGAATGA
- a CDS encoding 50S ribosomal protein L11 methyltransferase — protein MIVNDKKFYEVRVVFQKVTPEKLEELNFQAMNEFDCDGVQEFSIDEPTVDRILGERAYSGGDIPESVIDEVDGVASDEYLSLVYYFYESENIKENAETFLSFVKEKEITSLVELNEKPWDDWNQEWRKHYAEINVHDQLVVIPEWEKEKTTRKDSECVFIYPGMGFGTGEHQTTYLCLKLFMDTLSSLTKEDSCLDFGCGSGILGIAAIKKLNLPVIFCDIDPLALNNCLQNLELNFEGRDLTGTSLVSRTKFVTDRKHKLVFANILENVLLLEKEVLLDSLESGGFLIISGLLNHQVEGIIKEYNDLEMISVLSKDDWSAILLKKL, from the coding sequence ATGATTGTGAATGATAAGAAATTTTATGAAGTAAGAGTGGTATTTCAAAAAGTAACTCCAGAGAAATTAGAAGAGTTAAACTTTCAGGCGATGAATGAGTTCGATTGTGATGGCGTTCAAGAGTTCAGCATTGATGAGCCAACAGTTGATAGAATACTCGGTGAGAGGGCCTATTCTGGGGGAGATATTCCAGAGTCCGTTATTGATGAAGTTGATGGTGTAGCAAGCGATGAATATTTAAGTCTTGTATATTATTTCTATGAGTCAGAAAATATTAAAGAGAATGCTGAGACGTTCTTAAGTTTTGTGAAAGAGAAGGAGATAACTTCTCTAGTTGAGCTTAACGAGAAGCCTTGGGATGACTGGAATCAAGAGTGGAGAAAACACTACGCAGAAATAAATGTTCATGATCAACTTGTCGTTATTCCTGAGTGGGAAAAGGAAAAGACGACAAGAAAAGATAGTGAATGTGTATTTATCTATCCAGGAATGGGGTTTGGAACTGGTGAACACCAGACAACGTATCTTTGCTTGAAGCTTTTTATGGATACTCTTTCAAGTTTAACTAAAGAGGACTCGTGTTTAGATTTTGGCTGTGGTTCTGGAATATTAGGAATAGCAGCTATAAAGAAGCTAAATCTACCTGTTATCTTTTGTGATATCGATCCTCTTGCTTTAAATAATTGTTTGCAAAACTTAGAGCTCAATTTTGAAGGTAGAGATCTAACAGGAACTAGTCTTGTTAGCAGAACAAAGTTTGTAACTGATAGAAAACATAAATTGGTGTTTGCAAATATTTTAGAAAATGTTCTTCTATTAGAAAAAGAAGTTTTATTAGACTCTCTAGAGAGTGGAGGATTTCTTATTATTTCGGGCTTATTAAATCATCAGGTCGAGGGAATTATAAAAGAATACAATGATCTTGAAATGATTTCAGTTCTAAGTAAAGATGATTGGTCAGCAATTCTCTTAAAGAAGTTATGA
- a CDS encoding RsmE family RNA methyltransferase produces MRAVLLERKFTIDDIGKDLLLEGDSARHLIKVIRIKKFEKVLILNGLGSKCEVEIKHIDRKSLTFNVITVEEVVDERKLSLFLGLPKKEAFESIVKMAAEIGIKNLYLFRSEYSQQTIEIGERVERLEESAIVQSNNPFKINFLEVSSFEEVFEKYLNIVHFSTFSATNSNSKVFEGEVLMIIGPEAGFSGEEEKTINGYANVTTINLDTNIMRAPTAFAVASGYILKSF; encoded by the coding sequence ATGAGAGCAGTACTTTTAGAAAGAAAATTTACAATTGATGATATTGGAAAAGATCTATTGCTTGAAGGGGATAGTGCTCGCCACTTAATTAAAGTTATTAGAATAAAGAAATTTGAAAAAGTTCTAATTTTAAATGGACTTGGTAGTAAGTGTGAAGTCGAGATTAAACACATCGATAGAAAATCATTAACTTTTAATGTAATCACTGTTGAAGAGGTTGTCGATGAGAGGAAGCTTAGTTTATTTCTAGGTCTTCCAAAGAAAGAAGCTTTTGAATCAATTGTTAAGATGGCAGCAGAAATAGGGATTAAGAATCTCTACTTATTTAGAAGTGAGTATTCCCAGCAGACCATTGAAATTGGAGAGAGAGTTGAAAGACTCGAAGAAAGTGCAATCGTACAATCCAATAATCCTTTTAAAATTAACTTTCTTGAGGTTTCTTCATTTGAAGAGGTTTTTGAAAAATATCTAAATATCGTGCATTTTTCAACATTTTCAGCAACTAACTCTAATTCAAAAGTATTTGAAGGAGAGGTCTTGATGATCATTGGACCTGAAGCAGGTTTCTCGGGTGAAGAAGAGAAGACTATTAATGGATATGCAAATGTTACTACGATAAATCTTGATACAAATATAATGAGGGCGCCAACGGCTTTTGCCGTTGCAAGTGGCTATATATTAAAGAGTTTTTGA
- a CDS encoding RDD family protein, with the protein MGNLNSSENKEVKEVVFNSEFNFDDFDFKPLNEGLGFHHEERKNGILPQSNKRNQHISVSRDTSSASRTTNLGVSNEGITRNGLESMNSLSAFYSESQVVEEAPKLKASDFATKKKKVKSAAPILQFSAWLIDVVIVAAISAGLMSLFVLVSGLSFSKFYEIIGANDLAIFGSVSFSIFYLSYFSILDLQATPGKALLKLKLAREDGKSTLLKDSFLRAFITILSFVTLGLPCLIDFQGKLTDTKIIENV; encoded by the coding sequence ATGGGAAATTTAAATTCAAGTGAAAACAAAGAAGTAAAAGAAGTTGTTTTTAATAGTGAGTTTAATTTTGATGATTTCGACTTTAAGCCTTTAAATGAAGGTCTAGGGTTTCACCATGAAGAAAGAAAGAATGGAATTCTTCCACAATCAAATAAGAGAAATCAACATATTTCAGTTTCAAGAGATACTTCATCCGCATCGAGGACTACAAACCTAGGTGTTAGTAATGAGGGAATCACGAGAAATGGTTTAGAGTCTATGAATTCTCTTTCAGCTTTCTATTCTGAGTCTCAAGTTGTTGAAGAGGCTCCAAAGTTGAAAGCTTCTGACTTTGCAACAAAGAAAAAGAAAGTAAAGTCAGCGGCTCCGATATTACAATTTTCTGCTTGGTTAATTGATGTGGTTATTGTCGCAGCAATTAGTGCAGGTCTAATGTCGCTCTTTGTTCTTGTGTCGGGATTATCTTTTTCTAAGTTTTATGAAATTATAGGTGCAAATGATTTAGCTATTTTTGGAAGCGTATCTTTTTCAATTTTCTATCTTAGTTATTTTTCTATTTTAGATTTACAGGCAACACCAGGAAAAGCTTTACTAAAGTTAAAGTTGGCCAGAGAAGATGGTAAATCTACTTTGCTAAAAGACAGTTTTCTTAGAGCATTTATAACAATTCTTTCATTTGTAACTTTAGGATTACCTTGTCTCATTGATTTTCAAGGTAAATTAACAGATACAAAAATTATTGAAAATGTTTAA
- the rfaE2 gene encoding D-glycero-beta-D-manno-heptose 1-phosphate adenylyltransferase, with product MFNLSAEAKKFLEDNKEKKIVFTNGCFDILHSGHVVYLNEAKKQGDLLFMGLNSDASIKRLKGESRPINKEKDRKYILENLRCVDFVEAFEEDTPYELIEAVQPDVLVKGGDWKISDIVGHDIVTAKGGEVKSLIFVDGYSTTGIISSVQGRE from the coding sequence ATGTTTAATCTATCCGCAGAAGCAAAGAAATTCCTAGAAGATAATAAAGAGAAGAAAATTGTATTTACCAATGGTTGCTTTGATATTCTTCATTCAGGGCACGTTGTTTATTTAAATGAAGCAAAGAAGCAAGGTGATCTACTTTTTATGGGATTGAATTCAGATGCAAGTATTAAGAGACTTAAAGGTGAATCACGTCCTATAAATAAAGAAAAAGATAGAAAATATATTCTCGAAAATCTTCGTTGTGTCGACTTTGTTGAGGCCTTTGAGGAAGATACTCCTTATGAACTGATAGAAGCAGTTCAGCCAGATGTTCTTGTTAAGGGTGGAGATTGGAAAATTTCAGATATCGTAGGTCATGATATTGTTACAGCAAAGGGAGGAGAAGTTAAAAGCCTTATTTTTGTGGATGGATATTCAACAACGGGAATTATTTCATCTGTTCAGGGTAGGGAGTAA
- a CDS encoding flagellin → MGLRINTNVQSLAAQRSLGIVKEEQGANLEKMASGSRINKASDDAAGLAISEKLKANIRGSQQAKRNAGDGISMIQTAEGGLNEVSNILVRLRELSVQAASDTIGDQERSFSDLEFQNLVQEVDRIAGSTKFNGRDLLTGEGETADFQVGIMNDDFNDRISYRPQDSAASADAIGIAGLSVGSKEGAQENLESIDSALNKINGNRANLGALQNRLQSTISNLDVKNENLSAANSRIRDTDIAQTSSELTKANILTSASTSVLAQANSSQNAALKLVG, encoded by the coding sequence ATGGGTTTAAGAATTAACACAAATGTACAATCATTAGCAGCACAGAGAAGTTTAGGAATCGTAAAAGAAGAGCAAGGCGCAAATCTTGAAAAGATGGCTTCAGGTAGTAGAATTAATAAAGCAAGTGACGATGCCGCAGGTCTAGCGATTAGTGAGAAACTAAAAGCAAATATCAGAGGGTCGCAACAAGCGAAGAGAAATGCTGGAGACGGTATCTCTATGATTCAAACGGCTGAAGGTGGACTAAACGAAGTATCAAATATTTTGGTAAGACTGAGAGAACTTTCAGTACAAGCAGCTTCTGATACTATTGGTGACCAAGAAAGATCGTTCTCTGATTTAGAATTCCAAAACCTTGTACAAGAGGTTGATAGAATTGCTGGATCAACTAAGTTTAACGGACGTGATCTATTAACTGGTGAAGGTGAGACGGCAGACTTTCAAGTTGGAATTATGAATGATGATTTCAATGATAGAATCTCTTATAGACCACAAGATTCAGCTGCTTCGGCAGATGCAATTGGTATCGCTGGTTTAAGCGTAGGTTCTAAAGAAGGTGCTCAGGAAAACTTAGAGAGTATCGATTCAGCGTTAAATAAAATTAACGGGAATAGAGCAAACTTAGGTGCTTTACAGAATAGACTTCAATCAACGATTTCTAATCTAGATGTAAAGAATGAAAACTTAAGTGCAGCCAATTCTAGAATTAGAGACACAGATATTGCGCAAACATCATCTGAGTTAACTAAAGCGAATATTCTAACTTCTGCTTCAACTTCGGTTCTAGCACAAGCGAATAGCTCACAAAATGCAGCTCTAAAGTTAGTTGGTTAA
- a CDS encoding flagellin, producing MGLRIATNMASQSVQKNLSEVSNKSQESLEKLSSGKRVNKASDDAAGLAIATNLKAQTQGLRQATRNANDGVSMVQTAEGGLNEVSNILVRLRELTIQAASDTVGEDERGFLDLEYQQLSTEVDRIAESTTFNGTNLLNGEGGGVLDIQVGTYSGEQNRIGFDSDAANATADEIGIGGTSIADKGDALDAIENIDGAIKAVSGHRANLGSIQSRLQSTVANLETQTINQESARSVIEDVDVAAETASMASANVVKSAAVASLAQANQIPNSALRLIG from the coding sequence ATGGGTTTAAGAATTGCAACGAATATGGCATCACAGTCAGTTCAGAAAAATTTAAGTGAAGTGTCAAACAAGAGTCAAGAAAGTTTAGAAAAACTTTCATCTGGTAAAAGAGTTAACAAGGCATCTGACGATGCAGCAGGTTTAGCGATTGCGACTAACCTAAAAGCTCAAACACAAGGCCTTAGACAGGCTACGAGAAATGCGAACGACGGTGTTTCAATGGTTCAGACTGCAGAAGGTGGTTTAAACGAAGTTTCAAACATCTTAGTACGTCTAAGAGAACTAACGATCCAAGCCGCTTCAGATACAGTTGGTGAAGACGAGAGAGGTTTTCTAGACCTAGAGTATCAACAACTATCAACAGAAGTAGATAGAATTGCAGAGTCAACGACATTTAACGGAACTAATCTTTTAAATGGCGAAGGTGGAGGAGTACTTGATATTCAAGTAGGAACTTACTCTGGAGAACAAAATAGAATTGGATTCGATTCCGATGCTGCTAATGCAACTGCAGATGAAATTGGAATTGGTGGAACTTCAATCGCTGATAAAGGTGATGCCTTAGATGCGATCGAAAATATAGATGGTGCAATTAAAGCAGTATCAGGTCATAGAGCAAACTTAGGTTCAATTCAATCGAGACTACAGTCAACGGTTGCAAACCTAGAGACGCAAACGATCAATCAAGAAAGTGCAAGATCGGTTATTGAAGATGTGGATGTGGCAGCAGAAACTGCAAGCATGGCATCAGCTAATGTTGTAAAAAGTGCGGCAGTTGCTTCACTAGCTCAAGCTAACCAAATACCGAACTCAGCATTAAGATTAATTGGATAA
- a CDS encoding PilZ domain-containing protein, protein MSKLLKIEDQEIIKNEILEAFKSKYSVYAWGSFGGHIVKADLQFKSIKFNQKRIILSPTAMSRSYLEDLLGGSGKINIAVPQMSLLFETEFMGYDDDLIVSFPKFHKFYDRRKSERVDPFIPMNINIKHKGLTFKKSCNDIGVGGFSVILTKNEMKKFDIGEMIEDVDVSFPLKTLTLKVKVAGLVKLNPYQDEKNPYGGSRLSLTFEGNTTLVKKEILRLINGQKKLVCDIDS, encoded by the coding sequence ATGAGTAAGCTACTAAAAATTGAAGACCAAGAAATTATAAAGAATGAAATACTTGAAGCCTTTAAGAGCAAGTATTCTGTTTACGCTTGGGGTTCGTTTGGTGGTCACATCGTTAAGGCAGATCTTCAATTCAAATCAATCAAATTCAATCAAAAAAGAATTATTTTATCTCCAACAGCAATGAGTAGATCATACCTAGAAGATCTTCTTGGTGGCAGTGGAAAAATTAATATCGCTGTACCGCAAATGTCACTTTTGTTTGAAACTGAATTTATGGGTTATGATGATGACCTAATAGTTTCTTTTCCAAAGTTTCATAAGTTCTATGATAGACGTAAATCAGAGAGAGTTGACCCATTCATTCCGATGAATATAAATATCAAACATAAAGGACTAACTTTTAAGAAGTCTTGTAATGATATTGGCGTTGGTGGTTTTTCCGTTATTTTGACCAAGAATGAAATGAAGAAGTTTGATATTGGAGAAATGATAGAGGATGTAGACGTCTCATTTCCACTTAAAACATTAACATTAAAGGTAAAAGTGGCAGGACTTGTTAAGCTAAATCCTTATCAAGATGAAAAAAATCCATATGGGGGCTCTCGCTTGTCTCTAACGTTTGAGGGTAATACAACACTCGTCAAAAAAGAAATTCTAAGATTGATAAATGGACAAAAAAAACTAGTCTGTGATATTGATAGTTAA
- a CDS encoding metallophosphoesterase gives MIITSISDVHVKESSDTNFSLLKKFFEHESVKASNFIILNGDIFDILIGGKTQYLKKYNEFFHLIRSAVERGTKVVYIEGNHDFHIERLIRKSIKKLKLDKSMFVHVKTFYDISVDNKVVRFTHGDDVEIENEKYRKYKRTINNKIMKFLGDYIVPFHLIEWIGHRASSKSRNNNLHKYELSPEGQEFVKNKFRRSSEVYLKNHQEVTGLVCGHSHCKDFYELSDDRFYINNGFAPSSKTFIFVSESGAKFVDL, from the coding sequence ATGATCATTACTTCTATTTCTGATGTGCACGTAAAGGAATCCTCAGACACTAATTTTTCATTATTAAAAAAATTCTTCGAACACGAGAGCGTGAAAGCATCCAACTTTATTATCTTAAATGGGGATATCTTCGACATATTAATTGGAGGGAAAACACAATATCTTAAGAAGTACAATGAGTTCTTTCACTTGATAAGGTCCGCAGTAGAAAGAGGGACAAAAGTCGTCTATATCGAGGGGAATCATGACTTTCACATTGAAAGACTTATCCGAAAATCAATAAAGAAACTCAAGCTAGATAAGTCGATGTTTGTTCACGTAAAAACTTTCTATGACATTTCCGTGGATAATAAAGTCGTGAGATTTACACATGGTGATGACGTTGAAATAGAGAATGAAAAGTATAGAAAGTATAAAAGAACAATTAATAATAAAATTATGAAATTTCTTGGAGATTATATTGTCCCTTTTCATTTGATAGAGTGGATAGGTCATAGGGCCTCGAGTAAGTCTCGAAATAATAATCTACATAAATATGAGCTGAGTCCAGAGGGACAAGAGTTTGTCAAAAATAAGTTTAGAAGATCGTCGGAAGTGTATTTGAAAAATCACCAAGAGGTAACGGGTCTTGTCTGTGGACATAGTCATTGCAAAGATTTTTATGAACTAAGTGATGATCGATTTTATATAAATAACGGATTTGCTCCGTCCTCAAAAACGTTTATTTTCGTTAGTGAGAGTGGAGCAAAGTTTGTAGATTTATAA
- a CDS encoding AAA family ATPase: MRKEKLILKSLTMNNFATFVNQEINFSEGFNVIVGETGSGKSLILDALQLIFGTRADKKIIRKNEEFATVEAVFMCSHPEIKAYFNDLGHPFSEDEILIKRIITSEGSSKAYLNFQQCSLQTLTTISKRYVDLVGQFDNQKLLSEDYQMALLDDYSEKSQETLEFQTLYKNLSLLESQLIELVEMNKTKSQRKDYLEFQISELEKVNPSAQEEESLIAKKSQILDHQKKAESFTEANYILSESNNSILTLINKFDLQTSRYDLLSNEESELLADAKELLSDLSFSISKKLDFEHDDEELQEIIEKLDSYQKLKRKFNVETQELESIYNNFKEEHLLLENSDIEVKKLTEKINSVKELCWTKANALHSSRKEFSKKLSIELTKKVRKLRMSGATIKVELEETKTLSKNGISKISFNAETNSGEGFFKVKEIASGGELSRILLSLRQILSKADTVSVFLFDEIDTGIGGETAISIGKALEEVSTASQVIAITHLPQIAKFSKTLIDVSKKEEKNRTYSYTSEVDTREREQYIRDMAQL, from the coding sequence ATGAGAAAAGAAAAATTAATCCTAAAATCTCTTACAATGAATAATTTTGCAACCTTCGTTAATCAAGAGATTAACTTTTCCGAAGGATTTAATGTTATTGTCGGAGAAACAGGTTCAGGAAAGAGCTTAATTCTAGACGCCCTTCAATTAATTTTTGGAACAAGGGCAGATAAGAAGATAATAAGAAAAAACGAAGAGTTCGCAACTGTTGAGGCCGTTTTCATGTGTTCACACCCTGAAATCAAAGCTTACTTCAATGACCTTGGTCATCCTTTTTCTGAAGACGAAATTCTAATCAAAAGAATCATCACAAGTGAAGGCTCATCAAAGGCCTACTTAAACTTTCAACAATGTTCTTTGCAGACACTTACCACAATCTCTAAGAGATACGTGGATCTTGTCGGTCAGTTTGATAATCAAAAACTTCTTAGTGAGGACTATCAAATGGCGCTCTTAGATGACTACAGCGAAAAATCACAAGAGACTTTAGAGTTTCAAACTCTCTACAAAAATCTTTCACTACTTGAGAGTCAACTAATAGAACTTGTTGAAATGAATAAAACAAAGTCACAAAGAAAAGACTACCTTGAATTTCAAATATCAGAACTTGAAAAAGTTAATCCTAGTGCTCAAGAAGAAGAATCTCTTATCGCCAAGAAAAGCCAAATACTAGATCATCAAAAAAAGGCAGAATCATTCACTGAGGCCAACTATATTTTAAGTGAATCAAACAATAGTATACTTACTCTTATAAATAAATTTGATCTCCAAACTAGTCGCTATGATCTCTTATCTAATGAGGAATCTGAACTATTGGCCGACGCGAAAGAGTTATTATCAGATCTATCTTTTTCGATTTCAAAAAAATTGGACTTCGAACATGATGACGAAGAGCTACAAGAAATCATTGAAAAACTTGATTCCTATCAAAAACTTAAAAGAAAGTTTAATGTGGAAACCCAAGAACTTGAGTCTATCTACAACAATTTTAAAGAAGAACACTTATTGCTTGAAAATTCTGATATTGAAGTTAAGAAACTGACTGAGAAAATAAATTCAGTTAAAGAGCTCTGCTGGACAAAGGCGAATGCACTCCATTCAAGTAGAAAAGAGTTTTCAAAGAAACTCTCTATTGAACTAACAAAGAAGGTTAGAAAACTTCGAATGAGTGGTGCCACAATAAAAGTTGAATTAGAGGAAACAAAAACTCTTTCCAAGAACGGTATTTCTAAAATCTCTTTCAACGCAGAAACAAACTCTGGAGAAGGATTCTTTAAAGTGAAAGAGATCGCCTCAGGTGGTGAACTTTCCCGAATTCTTCTTTCTCTAAGACAAATTTTGTCTAAAGCTGATACTGTTTCCGTTTTTCTATTCGATGAAATTGACACTGGAATAGGGGGAGAGACTGCAATCTCTATAGGAAAAGCTCTTGAAGAAGTATCAACGGCTTCACAAGTAATTGCTATTACCCACCTGCCACAAATTGCTAAATTTTCAAAAACTTTAATTGATGTATCCAAGAAAGAAGAGAAAAATAGAACTTACTCTTATACATCAGAGGTCGATACTAGAGAAAGAGAACAGTATATTAGAGATATGGCGCAATTATAA